Proteins from one candidate division KSB1 bacterium genomic window:
- a CDS encoding alpha-L-fucosidase has product MKQICILLLLLMIVGCSETRVDYLNESPQQTAERMQWFTDARFGMFIHWGLYAVPAGEYQGERVKRIGAWIMNWLQIPIQDYEQFADDFNPTEFDADEWVSLAKDAGMKYIVITSKHHDGFCLWDSQVTEWDIIDATPYDKDILKEMAEACEKYDIKLCFYYSIMDWHHPDAQAMWEPDYNQGSNSDKVNPNFRDYFDNYLKPQLRELLTNYGDIGILWFDGEWIPDYTSDMGKELYTFVRNLQPDIIINNRVDKGRQGMQGLNKQGDFAGDYGTPEQEIPDTGLKDVDWESCMTMNDSWGYMHFDDNWKSTETLIHNLIDIVSKGGNFLLNVGPKASGVIPQPSVERLQAIGDWIDVYGESIYGSTASPFEKPQWGRYTQKQDILYVHAFDWPDDQRLNIPVELDISEMSLLSTDQELEFEKTDNGITVYLPDSAPNDIASVIKIKGYK; this is encoded by the coding sequence ATGAAACAGATATGCATTCTTTTGCTTTTACTGATGATTGTCGGCTGTAGCGAAACGCGGGTGGATTATCTCAATGAATCCCCGCAGCAAACAGCGGAACGCATGCAATGGTTTACGGATGCCCGGTTCGGTATGTTTATTCACTGGGGACTGTACGCGGTTCCGGCCGGAGAATATCAGGGAGAGCGTGTGAAGCGAATCGGCGCATGGATCATGAATTGGCTGCAGATCCCGATTCAGGACTATGAACAATTTGCCGATGACTTTAATCCGACCGAATTTGATGCCGATGAATGGGTCAGCCTGGCCAAAGACGCAGGCATGAAATACATCGTCATCACCAGCAAACATCATGACGGATTCTGTTTATGGGATTCGCAAGTCACTGAATGGGATATTATCGACGCCACGCCCTATGACAAAGATATCTTGAAAGAAATGGCAGAGGCCTGCGAAAAATATGACATCAAACTGTGTTTCTATTATTCGATCATGGACTGGCATCATCCGGACGCCCAGGCCATGTGGGAACCGGATTACAATCAGGGCAGCAACAGCGATAAAGTGAATCCGAATTTCCGCGATTATTTTGACAATTACCTGAAACCCCAGCTGCGGGAATTACTGACCAACTATGGCGATATCGGTATTCTGTGGTTCGACGGCGAATGGATCCCCGATTACACCAGCGACATGGGCAAAGAGCTGTACACTTTTGTCCGAAATCTGCAGCCGGATATCATCATCAACAATCGCGTGGACAAGGGCCGACAGGGTATGCAGGGCCTGAACAAACAAGGCGATTTTGCGGGCGATTACGGCACGCCGGAACAGGAAATACCGGATACCGGACTTAAAGATGTAGACTGGGAATCCTGTATGACCATGAACGACAGCTGGGGATATATGCATTTTGACGATAACTGGAAATCGACGGAAACCCTGATTCACAATCTGATCGATATTGTTTCCAAAGGCGGAAATTTTTTACTGAACGTGGGGCCCAAAGCCAGCGGCGTCATTCCGCAACCCAGTGTTGAACGTCTGCAGGCCATCGGCGACTGGATCGATGTATACGGCGAATCGATTTACGGCAGCACGGCCAGTCCCTTTGAAAAACCGCAATGGGGACGCTATACACAAAAACAGGATATCCTTTATGTGCATGCGTTCGACTGGCCGGATGATCAGCGTCTGAACATCCCGGTTGAACTGGACATATCAGAGATGAGTCTGCTGAGCACAGACCAGGAGCTTGAATTCGAAAAAACCGATAACGGCATCACGGTCTATTTACCGGATTCAGCGCCAAACGATATTGCCTCAGTGATAAAAATCAAAGGATACAAATGA